From a region of the Streptacidiphilus albus JL83 genome:
- a CDS encoding heat shock protein transcriptional repressor HspR produces the protein MDGNNGSTGGSPTGGGGGRIGVGIGDGLPGGAPGRGAGGGRVAYQLTELTPVYVISVAAQLSGLHPQTLRQYDRLGLVSPDRTAGRGRRYSARDIEQLREVQRLSQEEGINLAGIKRIIELENQVTALQARVAELQGEVANAGLAATQREAAVHASYRRDLVPYSAAQQSSALVVWRPRRRGE, from the coding sequence ATGGACGGCAACAACGGGTCCACCGGTGGCAGCCCCACCGGTGGCGGCGGCGGACGGATCGGCGTCGGCATCGGTGACGGGCTGCCGGGCGGCGCGCCCGGCCGGGGCGCGGGCGGCGGGCGCGTGGCCTACCAGCTGACCGAGCTCACGCCGGTGTACGTCATCTCGGTGGCGGCACAGCTGAGCGGGCTGCACCCGCAGACGCTGCGCCAGTACGACCGGCTCGGCCTGGTCTCGCCCGACCGAACGGCGGGCCGGGGCCGACGGTACTCCGCGCGCGACATCGAGCAGCTGCGCGAGGTGCAGCGACTCTCCCAGGAGGAGGGCATCAACCTCGCCGGGATCAAGCGCATCATCGAGCTGGAGAACCAGGTGACGGCGCTGCAGGCGCGGGTGGCCGAGCTCCAGGGCGAGGTCGCCAACGCCGGGCTGGCCGCGACGCAGCGCGAGGCCGCGGTGCACGCCTCGTACCGGCGTGACCTGGTCCCGTACAGCGCGGCGCAGCAGAGCAGCGCACTGGTGGTCTGGCGACCCAGACGACGCGGGGAGTAG
- a CDS encoding helix-turn-helix transcriptional regulator produces the protein MAVYLRALVDGEFRWDGAAAVTGMDKDEIAQCRDELLVNRLLQLDTADGERLLPVNPEVAAARMAEPMEETIRVYREAVDTSRERLLQLMPAYLGRTVSGHVPGGLEIITDAAEVQLMVNQAAAKCSREMMTVQPGGYRDPAVLEAALPQDLAAVQRGVRFRVLYQHTSRTQLSMRSYVSAIVEAGAQVRTADQLAERMFIFDREVAFIPKRSQPHQAPGAVVVREPVLISFLCALFDQFWVSAVPFITDGPGYQNVSDDLRRSILDLLAQGLKDEVVARRLGMSVRTCRRHIASLMQELGAESRFEAGVRAAQFGLLTREAEE, from the coding sequence GTGGCCGTCTACCTGAGAGCGCTGGTCGACGGGGAGTTCCGATGGGACGGTGCGGCTGCGGTGACCGGTATGGACAAGGACGAGATCGCGCAGTGCCGTGACGAACTACTTGTCAACCGGTTGCTCCAGCTGGACACGGCCGACGGCGAACGGCTGCTCCCGGTGAACCCGGAGGTGGCCGCCGCACGGATGGCGGAGCCGATGGAGGAGACCATACGGGTGTACCGCGAGGCGGTCGACACCAGCCGCGAGCGGCTGCTGCAGCTGATGCCGGCCTACCTGGGGCGCACCGTCTCCGGACACGTCCCCGGCGGGCTGGAGATCATCACGGACGCGGCCGAGGTGCAGTTGATGGTCAACCAGGCCGCCGCCAAGTGCTCCCGGGAGATGATGACGGTCCAACCGGGCGGCTACCGGGATCCCGCGGTGCTGGAGGCCGCGCTGCCGCAGGACCTGGCCGCGGTGCAGCGGGGCGTCCGGTTCCGGGTGCTCTACCAGCACACGTCGCGGACGCAGTTGAGCATGCGCTCCTACGTCTCCGCCATCGTCGAGGCCGGCGCCCAGGTGCGCACGGCCGACCAGTTGGCCGAGCGGATGTTCATCTTCGACCGGGAGGTCGCCTTCATACCGAAGCGCAGCCAGCCGCACCAGGCCCCGGGCGCGGTGGTGGTCCGGGAGCCGGTGCTCATCTCGTTCCTGTGCGCGCTCTTCGACCAGTTCTGGGTCTCCGCAGTGCCGTTCATCACCGACGGCCCCGGGTACCAGAACGTCTCGGACGACCTCCGCCGCTCCATCCTCGACCTGCTCGCCCAGGGGCTGAAGGACGAGGTGGTCGCCCGCCGGCTGGGCATGTCGGTCCGTACCTGCCGTCGTCACATCGCCTCCCTGATGCAGGAACTCGGAGCCGAGAGCCGCTTCGAAGCCGGCGTCAGGGCCGCACAGTTCGGCCTGTTGACCCGCGAGGCCGAGGAGTAG